The genomic window GCACCTTGCCGGTCGCCCCGCGGGGCAGGGCCTCAACGTGGTGCCAGGTCCTGGGCGTCTCGAACTCGCCCAGGCGCGCGGCGCAGAAGTCCCAGAGTTCGTCGTCGGTGGCGGATCCGACCACGGCGGCGGCGACCTCCTCGCCCAGGCGCGGATCCGGCACGCCGAACACCGCCACCTCGCGCACTCCCGGGCACTCGAGGAGTACGGCCTCGACGGCGTCGGGCGAGACCTTCTCGCCGCCCCGGTTGATCAGGTCCTTGAGGCGGCCGTCCAGCACCAGGTAGCCGCCCTCCAGGCGGCCCAGATCGCCGGTGTGCAGCCAGCCGTCGCGCAGGGCGGCGGCGGTGGCGGGCGGGTCGTCGAGGTAGCCGGCGAACACTCCGGCGCCCCGGACCAGCAGTTCGCCGCCGTCCCCGACCCGGACCTCGCAGCCGTGCGGCTTGCCCACGTTGCCTGGCGGGCCCCCGGAACAGCCGTAGCTCACGAAGCACCCGGCCTCGGTCAGGCCGTAGCTCACGCGCAGGGGGATACCGAAGCGCGCCTCGAAGCGTTTCCGCGCCGACCCGGGCAGCGGGGCGGAGGAGCATACGACGTACTCCAGGGCCGGCGGCGGCTCCCCGGGGCTCTCCAGCAGGTCGAACACGATTGCCGGCACCGCGCTCATGGCCGTCGCGCCCGTCCGGGCGGCGGCTTCCCAGAGCCTGGCCGCAGGGAGGCGGGGTCCCAGGATCACCGCGGAGCCGGCCTGCAAGGCCGCAAGGAGCCCCACCACCTGGGCGTTGATGTGGTAGAGCGGCAGCGGGGTCAGGTAGCGGGTTCCGGGTGTGAACCCGAAGGCCGCCGCCGTGCATGCCGACGTCCAGCAGACGTTGCCGTGCGTGACGCGGCACGCCTTGAGGCCGCCGGTCGTGCCCGACGTGAGGATGAGGGCGATCTCCCGGTCGGGCGGGACCGGGCCGAAGTCCGGGCCGGAAGCGGGAAGGTCGCCCGGGAGCCCGCCCGTTGATCCCACCGTCGCGGTCGGTAATCCGGCGAAGTCGGAGCCTCGGGATGTGGTGGTCAGGAGGAGATCGGCGCCGAGCCTGGCGGTTGCGGCGGCTGCCGCCGCCGGAGCCAGCGCGGGGTTCAACGGGCAGAGCGTGACCCCGGCGAGGGCCGCGCCCAGGTAGAGTTCCGCGAAATCCAGGCTGTTGGGCAGGATCACGGCCACGCGCCTTGCCGCCCGCTCATCCAGGTACCAGCCCCAGCGCCGCGCACGCTGCGCGACCTGGGCGAAGGTGCGCTCGTGACCGGTCAGGGCGTCGACCAGGAACGGCGCGTCGGACGCGGAGCGCGCCGCCAGGAGGTCGGCGACGCTCAAGTCGGGCCGGCTCCCGCGGTCTCGAACCGGACCGACACCTGCCGGCCACCGGGCGCCCGCGCCAGGACGATGGCCGGACTCCCGGTCGTGGCGGCCTCCAGCGCCTGGATCAGCGCCCCCAACCCGTGGGGATCCCGGTCGTAGGCCGGTTCGACCGCGGCGACCTCGCCTCCCCCATACCGGAAAGCGGCCCGCAGCGGCCCCTCCCCGTCCAGCAGCAGCGCCCAGGCGGCCGGCGGCTCCAGCATGTAGGACAGCACCAGGGCCTGCTCGCAGCGCCCTTCCTCCAGGTCCTCTACGGCCTGCTGCAACGCGATGATCCCCGAGAGCGGATCGGCCTCGAAGGAGAAGAACGGCCCCCGGCAGCCCAGGGTGATGGCAAGCTGCGCCGGCGGGCCCAGCGACATGTGCTCGAAGATCATGCTGGCGGGCCGCAGGGAGTCGAAGCCGCGGGTCGTCACGATTTCGAACGCCGCGTCCATGATCTGCGTGCGCTCGCGGCCGACGGCGTGGTAGGTGCCCGTCAGCCGGCCGGTCGCAAGCTCCGGCCAGGCGCTCGCCATCGCGAAGAGTTGTCGGCCGTTGATGCTAGCGTAGCGTAGGGGCTGCGGGCCGGGATCCCCTTGCATGGCGGCGCTGCGCAGGAGCCTCATTGGGCGCCCCGTTCCAGGATCACCGCCGAGGTGGCCCCGCCCAGGGACGAGGCGAGCGAGAGCGCGCGGGGCGGACTGAACTCGCGGGGTGCCCCCAGGATCACGTCGAGTTCCAGGGCGGGATCGGCCGCCGCCACGCTGCGAGTCGGCGGGGCGAGGCCGCGTTGCAGCGCCAGGATGCACGCGAGGGCCTCGAGGGCGTTGGCCCCGCCCTGCGCGTGGCCCAGCACCGCCTTCGTGGAGCTCACCGGCACGCCCGCGGGCCCGAAGACCTCGCGCAATGCGGCCGCCTCGCCCGGATCGTTCTGGATGGTCCCCGGGGCGTGCGCGTTGACGTAGCCGATATCCGCCGGGCCCAGGCCCGCCCGGGCGAGGGCCTGGCGCATGGCCCGCACCAGGCCGCCGCCGGCGGGATCCGGCCGCGTCGGGTGCGAGGCGTCGTGGGCGTTGCCGTACCCGCGCAAGACGGCCCGGATCGGCCGGCCGGCCGCGCGGGCGGCGTCCCGGGGTTCGAGCACGAACAGCGCGCCGCCTTCGCTCAAGAGGAAGCCGTCGCGATCGGGGCTGAAGGGCAGCGGCAGAGCGGCGCAGAGGTTATCCAGGAAGATGTAGCCCCCGACGGCGGCCGGGCCGATGACGTCGAGGCCGCCGGCGAGCATCACCGGCGCATCCTGGCGCCGGATGCGGGCGGCCGCCCAGGCCAGGGCGTAGTTGCCCGACGCGCACGCGACCGGCAAGTTGGCGGTCGGGCCGGATAGGCCGAGATCCCGCGCCAGGAGGGGAAGCAAGGGCGGGGGAGCCGGTCGCGGCGGCAGCGCCAGGTAGTCGATCTCCCCCCAGTACGAGCCCAGGCCCATGCCGAGACCCGCGGGGGGAGCCGCGTGGCCGGCATGTGCCAGGGCGCGCCGCGCCAGATCGGTCGCGAGAGCGCGGACGCGGTCGGCGGGCGAGCCCGCGGGACCGGGCAACTGCGCCGCGCCGCACTCCAGGCCGGGAAACATTGGCTCGGACCGCCAGGTCGACAGGGGCGGGGCGCCGTGGCAGAGCCCTTCCCAGAACGAGGCCTCGTCCGTACCGAAGGGGGACGCGAACGCCCACCCGGTGATCGCGACCGGTTCGCTCACAGGCGCGAGAGCAGCAGATCGGCCACCGCGCCGGCCCGCAGATCGGCCGCGAGTTCGCCCGGGCGGATGCGGACCTTGAAGCGCATGCGGGCCTTGGCGGCCAGTTCCGCCAGGGCGAGGGAATCGAGGCCCAGATCCCGCACGAGGTCGGTCTCGGGCGTGATCGGCGGCGGCGCGGCGTCGGTGATGTCGCCGACCCAGGCGGCCAGCAGTTGCAATAGCTCTTCTCTGGTCATGGGTTTACTCGCGGGGCGGGAAGCGGCCGCCGTCCGGGATGACGGTCCCCCTCGGCACCCTGGCGCCGGCCTGCACGACGGCGCCCGCGCCCACCACCACGTCGGCCTCCAGCACGGCCTGGTGCCCCACGACCGCGTTGTCGCCGACGCGCGCCCCGTTGTGCAGCAGGCAGCCGAGGCCCACGTGGGCGTCGCACCCGATGCTGGCGCTCGGCAGGAGGGTCGTGCCGGGGCCCACGACGGCGTCTTCGCCCACCTCGGCGCCCGGGGCCAGCGTCACCTGGCCGTGGAGTTGCGCGCCCTTGCCCACGCGTACCGGCGCGAGCAGGAGGTGATCGTTCTCGATGAAGTGTCCGGCGAGGAAGGTGCCGGCCGAAAGCATCGAGCCCTGGCCCACTTCGACCAGGGAGGGATCGGTGACGGTGATGTCCACCGCCGTGCGCATGTCGAAGGCGGCCCGCGCGCCCAGCGACCGGAACCACAGCCAACGCAGCGACGAGAACGCGAAAACGAGCCGGCTCCAAAGCGGGAAGCTCATGACCCGCATGAGCGCGAAATGCGCGAGCCACGCGCCGGACTGCCGGTGCCCCGGGAACGGGTAGCTGCCGGGCTTCAGCGCCGGCAAGGCCGTGCGGACGATCCCGGCCATCGCCAGCAGCAGCACGACGAAGAGCAGCGCATAGAGCGGCGCGAGGCCCAGGTGCGCCCAGGTGGGCACCGGCAGGCGCCCGGCCAGCCATCCCACCGCCGCCAGCGGCGGCCCCACCAGGATCCAGAACAGGATCATGAAGGCGAGATCGAGGCCCAGGATACGCATGCCAGGCGGCATGCTATCATTTGCCGGTCCCACACCGCAGGAAGAGTTCACATGGGGTTGGCAGCAGCCATCGAGGCACGCTGGGCGGCGCCTTCCGGGCAGGCGCCCGTGACATTGCTGGACGAAG from Candidatus Tanganyikabacteria bacterium includes these protein-coding regions:
- a CDS encoding acyl--CoA ligase, producing MSVADLLAARSASDAPFLVDALTGHERTFAQVAQRARRWGWYLDERAARRVAVILPNSLDFAELYLGAALAGVTLCPLNPALAPAAAAAATARLGADLLLTTTSRGSDFAGLPTATVGSTGGLPGDLPASGPDFGPVPPDREIALILTSGTTGGLKACRVTHGNVCWTSACTAAAFGFTPGTRYLTPLPLYHINAQVVGLLAALQAGSAVILGPRLPAARLWEAAARTGATAMSAVPAIVFDLLESPGEPPPALEYVVCSSAPLPGSARKRFEARFGIPLRVSYGLTEAGCFVSYGCSGGPPGNVGKPHGCEVRVGDGGELLVRGAGVFAGYLDDPPATAAALRDGWLHTGDLGRLEGGYLVLDGRLKDLINRGGEKVSPDAVEAVLLECPGVREVAVFGVPDPRLGEEVAAAVVGSATDDELWDFCAARLGEFETPRTWHHVEALPRGATGKVLRRVLREEAAQCRKQ